The following coding sequences lie in one Caproicibacterium argilliputei genomic window:
- the rny gene encoding ribonuclease Y, whose product MNPVITIVLFLAGLVGGGFAGFFAGERHRRQTAELAIGSAEEEAKRIVNEAIKAADAKKKELILEGKDELHRMRSDADREINDRRKEMQRQERRVQQKEENLDRKLEGLESKEEKLSKKNKQADERLAQAEAVKQEQVETLERISGFTAEQAKDYLLQEFESDIQHEKAVKLRDYEQQTKEDADNSAREIISMAIQRCAADHVSEATISVVPLPNDEMKGRIIGREGRNIRTIETLTGVDLIIDDTPEAITISSFEPVRREIARVALEKLISDGRIHPARIEETVEKARREVEASIKQAGESAILQAGVTSIHPELIKLLGRLRYRTSYGQNVLDHSLEVASIAGIMASELGLDPTMARRAGLLHDIGKALDHEIEGSHVDIGVDVARKYKESEAVVHAIAAHHNDIEPKTVIACLVQAADAISAARPGARRENVENYIKRLEKLEEVASGFEGVERSYAIQAGREIRVIVKPEVISDDQMTLLAHDICRKIESDLEYPGQIKVNIIRESRATDFAK is encoded by the coding sequence ATGAATCCTGTCATCACCATTGTTCTGTTTCTCGCAGGACTGGTTGGCGGCGGCTTTGCCGGTTTCTTTGCCGGAGAACGCCACCGCAGGCAGACCGCAGAACTTGCGATCGGCTCCGCAGAGGAAGAAGCGAAGCGGATTGTAAACGAAGCCATCAAGGCGGCGGATGCCAAAAAGAAAGAATTGATTCTCGAGGGAAAAGACGAACTGCACCGGATGCGCTCTGACGCTGACCGGGAAATCAACGACCGCCGCAAGGAAATGCAGCGGCAGGAACGCCGCGTGCAGCAGAAGGAAGAGAATCTGGACCGCAAGCTGGAAGGTCTGGAGAGCAAGGAAGAAAAGCTTTCCAAAAAGAACAAACAGGCTGACGAGCGTCTGGCGCAGGCAGAAGCTGTGAAGCAGGAGCAGGTGGAAACGCTCGAACGCATTTCCGGCTTCACCGCCGAGCAGGCTAAAGATTACCTGCTGCAGGAGTTTGAATCTGACATTCAGCATGAAAAAGCTGTCAAACTGCGTGACTATGAGCAGCAGACCAAAGAGGACGCGGATAACTCCGCGCGGGAAATCATCTCTATGGCCATTCAGCGCTGTGCCGCTGACCACGTTTCCGAAGCAACCATTTCTGTGGTGCCGCTGCCCAATGACGAAATGAAAGGCCGCATCATCGGCCGTGAGGGACGCAACATCCGTACCATTGAAACCCTAACCGGCGTTGACCTGATTATTGACGACACGCCGGAAGCCATCACCATCTCCAGCTTTGAACCGGTGCGCCGAGAAATCGCGCGCGTTGCCCTTGAAAAGCTGATTTCCGACGGCCGCATTCATCCGGCACGCATTGAGGAAACGGTCGAAAAGGCTCGCCGCGAAGTGGAAGCAAGCATCAAACAGGCAGGCGAAAGCGCCATTCTGCAGGCAGGCGTCACCAGCATTCATCCGGAACTCATTAAGCTTTTGGGGCGCCTGCGCTACCGTACCAGCTATGGGCAGAATGTTCTCGACCATTCGCTGGAAGTCGCCTCAATTGCAGGCATTATGGCGTCCGAACTGGGGCTGGACCCCACCATGGCACGCCGCGCCGGCCTGCTGCACGACATCGGCAAAGCGCTTGACCATGAGATTGAGGGTTCGCACGTTGACATCGGCGTGGATGTGGCTCGCAAGTACAAGGAGAGCGAAGCGGTAGTGCACGCCATCGCCGCCCACCACAACGACATTGAGCCGAAAACCGTTATCGCCTGTCTGGTACAGGCTGCGGACGCTATCAGTGCAGCCCGCCCGGGCGCACGCCGCGAAAACGTGGAAAACTATATCAAGCGCCTTGAAAAGCTGGAGGAAGTTGCCTCTGGATTTGAGGGTGTGGAGCGCAGCTACGCGATTCAGGCCGGCCGCGAAATCCGCGTAATTGTGAAGCCTGAGGTCATCTCTGACGATCAAATGACGCTGCTGGCACACGACATTTGCCGGAAAATCGAGTCTGACCTGGAGTATCCGGGACAAATCAAGGTCAACATCATCCGCGAAAGCCGGGCAACCGACTTCGCTAAATAA
- a CDS encoding TIGR00282 family metallophosphoesterase, producing MNILAIGDVVGSVGCRFLRSKLPTLKKLKAINLVIANGENSADGNGLTPTSVRYLLDSGVDVITSGNHSFRRKESYDTYEECGQLLRPANFPVGAPGRGYMVYDMGRTQVGIFNLMGTVYLDPLDNPFFTADSFLKETPTITVVDFHAEATGEKRSMGYYLDGRVSALWGTHTHVQTADECVLPKGTGYISDLGMTGTVESVLGVQPELTIRKMKTQMPVRFDLVQEGPCKLDCCLFDIDDATGRCRGAERLELR from the coding sequence ATGAATATTCTGGCAATCGGCGATGTGGTGGGCAGTGTGGGCTGTCGCTTTCTGCGGTCAAAGCTGCCAACACTGAAAAAGCTGAAAGCAATCAATCTGGTTATCGCCAACGGCGAAAACAGCGCGGACGGCAACGGCCTGACCCCCACCTCCGTCCGCTACCTGCTGGACAGCGGCGTGGACGTCATCACGTCCGGCAACCACAGCTTCCGCCGTAAGGAAAGCTACGACACCTACGAGGAATGCGGGCAGCTGCTGCGCCCCGCGAACTTCCCGGTCGGCGCGCCGGGGCGCGGCTACATGGTTTACGACATGGGGCGCACGCAGGTGGGAATTTTTAACCTGATGGGCACCGTTTATCTGGACCCGCTGGACAACCCTTTCTTTACCGCTGATTCCTTTCTGAAAGAAACGCCCACAATCACCGTGGTAGACTTTCACGCAGAGGCAACCGGCGAAAAGCGCAGCATGGGGTACTACCTGGACGGCCGCGTCAGCGCGCTGTGGGGCACCCACACCCATGTGCAGACCGCGGATGAATGTGTGCTGCCAAAAGGCACAGGCTATATCTCAGACCTGGGCATGACCGGCACGGTGGAATCTGTGCTTGGCGTGCAGCCGGAGCTGACCATCCGTAAAATGAAAACCCAGATGCCCGTTCGCTTTGACCTGGTGCAGGAAGGCCCCTGTAAGTTGGACTGCTGCTTGTTTGACATTGACGATGCAACCGGACGCTGCCGCGGTGCCGAGCGGCTGGAACTTCGGTAA
- a CDS encoding DAK2 domain-containing protein: protein MINGTILRNAMISGANNIAKHRSSIDELNIFPVPDGDTGTNMSMTMANASAELQKTEGGTISEVARVAASGLLRGARGNSGVILSLLFRGFADGVKGLEAASGTDLANALAIGVEAAYKAVMKPTEGTILTVSRVASEKAKAAAEIDDDPLYVWNAVCKGAEEALAETPELLPVLKKAGVVDAGGKGLCCIFDGMMSVLRDGVVLPAAEETVTEDLSSNDAFRSAAAEFDQDIRFTYCTEFIASREKDPHKDPEELRRYLQTIGDCVVVVADDDIVKTHVHTEQPYLALEAALTYGQLLTVKIENMKEQHRKAKEANDAAKAKAEREALKPVEPTEEVGFVAVAAGEGLKTLFTDLGCTHVVSGGQTMNPSTEDILEAVLATPGKTVLVLPNNKNITMAAEQVIPLVKDRKVMVLPTRTIPQGLSAMLAYDPDSTCEVNAVKMMEAAGSVETGTVTFAARDSEYGGRRIKEGDILGLVNGKLTLVEKDIIHTCSKLTRSMVNRSTSFITIIYGADITEEQANDAYNRIKSKISSDVEITLVNGGQPIHYFLISVE from the coding sequence ATGATAAACGGAACTATTTTGCGTAATGCAATGATTTCCGGTGCAAACAACATTGCCAAACACCGGAGCAGCATCGACGAATTGAATATCTTTCCGGTACCGGACGGAGACACCGGCACAAATATGTCCATGACCATGGCAAACGCGTCCGCTGAATTGCAAAAGACAGAGGGCGGCACCATTTCTGAGGTGGCGCGTGTTGCTGCTTCCGGACTGCTGCGCGGCGCACGCGGCAACTCGGGTGTCATCCTTTCCCTGCTGTTCCGTGGCTTTGCCGACGGCGTCAAGGGGCTGGAGGCGGCTTCCGGCACTGACCTTGCCAACGCACTCGCTATTGGTGTGGAGGCTGCCTACAAAGCTGTCATGAAGCCCACCGAGGGCACCATTTTGACAGTTTCTCGCGTGGCAAGCGAAAAGGCAAAGGCCGCCGCCGAAATTGACGATGACCCGCTGTATGTCTGGAACGCTGTCTGCAAAGGCGCGGAAGAAGCGCTCGCCGAAACACCGGAACTGCTGCCTGTGCTCAAAAAAGCCGGTGTGGTGGATGCCGGCGGCAAAGGGCTGTGCTGTATCTTTGATGGCATGATGAGCGTTCTGCGCGATGGTGTTGTGCTTCCCGCCGCGGAAGAAACCGTGACGGAAGATCTGAGCAGCAATGATGCGTTCCGCAGCGCCGCGGCAGAGTTTGACCAGGACATCCGCTTCACTTACTGCACAGAGTTCATCGCCAGCCGTGAAAAAGACCCGCACAAAGACCCGGAGGAGCTGCGCCGCTATCTGCAAACGATTGGCGACTGCGTTGTGGTTGTCGCAGATGATGATATTGTAAAGACTCACGTGCACACCGAGCAGCCATACCTCGCTTTGGAGGCGGCGCTGACCTATGGGCAGCTGCTTACGGTGAAAATTGAAAACATGAAAGAGCAGCACCGCAAGGCCAAAGAGGCGAATGATGCCGCCAAGGCAAAGGCAGAGCGCGAGGCTTTAAAGCCAGTGGAACCAACCGAAGAAGTCGGCTTTGTCGCGGTCGCGGCGGGCGAGGGTCTGAAAACCCTGTTTACCGACCTTGGCTGCACCCACGTGGTCAGCGGCGGACAAACCATGAACCCCAGCACAGAGGACATTCTGGAGGCAGTGCTTGCCACGCCGGGCAAAACGGTTCTGGTGCTGCCCAACAACAAAAACATTACCATGGCTGCTGAGCAGGTCATTCCCCTGGTTAAAGACCGCAAGGTCATGGTGCTGCCCACCCGCACCATTCCGCAAGGGCTTTCCGCCATGCTGGCATACGACCCCGACTCCACCTGCGAAGTGAACGCAGTGAAAATGATGGAGGCAGCCGGCAGTGTGGAAACCGGCACAGTCACCTTTGCCGCGCGTGACAGCGAATACGGCGGCCGCCGAATCAAAGAAGGGGACATCCTCGGCTTGGTCAACGGCAAGCTGACTCTGGTGGAAAAGGACATCATCCACACCTGCTCCAAGCTGACTCGCTCCATGGTCAACCGCTCCACCTCATTCATTACGATTATTTACGGAGCAGACATCACAGAAGAGCAGGCCAACGATGCCTACAACCGCATTAAGTCTAAAATCAGCTCTGACGTGGAAATCACGCTTGTCAATGGCGGACAACCCATCCACTACTTCCTGATCTCGGTGGAATAA
- the recG gene encoding ATP-dependent DNA helicase RecG — protein MASLFAKPITELKGVGKKRAELYQKLGAPTVGALLRLYPRAYEDWSSPCTVLQAPHDTACAVRATVERVSAPVFTRSGVMLIHVQTADAEGTPLELVFFNNSYIQNLLSSGTCYIFYGKVTINQGKQQMASPIFAKEGQCPGLRPIYPQTKGLPSRTIAAAVQEALQLLPDAMQDPIPQEIRQRYSLCELRYALETIHQPENQESMEVARARLAFEELLVLQLGLLTMKSRTREKSAFVVQKSYLEEFWKLLPFTPTGAQRHAAEEAVQDMQSGWPMNRLIQGDVGSGKTAVAAACCHTVIRSGMQAVLMAPTDILAHQHFASLSAMLQPAGISVGLLTGSLKPKEKAAVKADIADGTLQLLVGTHALLTPDVVFQNLGLVITDEQHRFGVNQRTALAEKSKGTHVLVMSATPIPRTLALMIYGDLDISVIDELPPGRQEIQTFCIDSSKRMRALRFVKKHVHAGRQAYIICPAIDAGNDKASVTQYAQNLQRALPDCRIGALHGRMKPKEKDEIMEHFSGGKIDILVSTTVVEVGVDVPNAVDMLIENAEQYGLSQLHQLRGRVGRGSCQSYCILISDAQNEEARARMQVMCETADGFAIAERDLKLRGPGDFFGSRQHGLPELKIADLNDDFSVLQNAQTVAKEMLAADPPLEAPDHRGLRAEVRLLFQNLGET, from the coding sequence ATGGCCTCTTTATTCGCAAAACCCATTACAGAATTAAAGGGCGTCGGCAAGAAACGCGCAGAGCTTTATCAGAAACTCGGCGCGCCCACTGTCGGCGCTTTGCTGCGTCTGTATCCACGCGCTTACGAAGATTGGAGCAGCCCCTGCACGGTTCTGCAGGCACCGCACGACACCGCCTGTGCCGTGCGTGCCACGGTGGAGCGTGTCAGCGCCCCTGTTTTCACCCGCTCCGGTGTGATGTTGATTCACGTGCAGACTGCAGACGCAGAGGGCACCCCACTGGAACTGGTTTTCTTTAACAATTCCTATATTCAAAATCTTCTGAGCAGCGGCACCTGCTATATTTTTTACGGCAAAGTCACCATCAACCAGGGAAAGCAGCAAATGGCATCCCCTATCTTCGCCAAAGAAGGGCAGTGCCCCGGTCTGCGCCCCATTTACCCGCAGACAAAAGGGCTGCCCAGCCGCACCATCGCGGCCGCTGTGCAAGAAGCCCTGCAACTTCTGCCAGATGCTATGCAAGACCCGATTCCGCAGGAAATCCGGCAGCGGTACAGCCTTTGTGAACTGCGCTACGCGCTCGAAACCATTCATCAGCCTGAGAATCAGGAAAGCATGGAGGTTGCGCGGGCGCGGCTGGCATTTGAGGAACTTCTGGTTCTGCAGCTCGGTCTGCTGACCATGAAAAGCCGCACCCGCGAAAAGAGCGCATTTGTTGTACAAAAAAGTTATTTGGAAGAATTCTGGAAGCTGTTGCCCTTCACACCGACCGGTGCGCAGCGGCACGCCGCTGAAGAAGCCGTGCAGGATATGCAGAGCGGCTGGCCGATGAACCGCTTAATCCAGGGGGACGTCGGCAGCGGTAAAACCGCAGTTGCAGCTGCCTGCTGCCACACCGTCATCCGCAGCGGTATGCAGGCTGTGCTGATGGCCCCCACAGACATTCTGGCCCACCAGCACTTTGCCTCGCTCAGCGCAATGCTGCAGCCTGCGGGAATTTCAGTCGGACTGCTGACCGGCTCCTTAAAGCCGAAAGAAAAAGCGGCGGTAAAGGCCGACATTGCAGACGGCACGCTGCAGCTTTTGGTTGGCACGCACGCACTGCTCACCCCGGACGTTGTCTTTCAAAATTTAGGTTTGGTCATTACCGATGAGCAGCACCGCTTTGGTGTCAACCAACGGACGGCACTGGCGGAAAAGTCAAAGGGCACCCACGTGCTGGTCATGAGTGCCACGCCGATTCCGCGCACGCTGGCACTCATGATTTACGGTGACTTGGATATTTCCGTCATTGATGAACTTCCGCCCGGTCGGCAGGAAATCCAGACTTTCTGCATTGACAGCAGTAAGCGTATGCGCGCCCTGCGTTTCGTGAAGAAGCACGTGCACGCGGGGCGGCAGGCATATATTATCTGCCCTGCCATTGACGCAGGCAACGACAAAGCCAGCGTCACGCAGTACGCGCAAAATCTGCAACGCGCACTGCCTGACTGCCGGATCGGCGCCCTGCACGGACGCATGAAGCCAAAGGAAAAAGACGAAATCATGGAGCATTTTTCCGGCGGAAAAATCGACATTTTGGTTTCCACCACCGTGGTGGAAGTCGGTGTTGATGTACCCAACGCTGTGGATATGCTGATTGAAAACGCCGAGCAGTACGGTCTTTCGCAGCTGCACCAGCTGCGCGGACGTGTTGGGCGCGGCAGCTGCCAGAGCTATTGTATCCTCATTTCCGACGCGCAGAATGAAGAGGCACGCGCGCGGATGCAGGTAATGTGCGAAACCGCAGACGGCTTTGCCATTGCGGAGAGGGACTTAAAGCTGCGCGGGCCGGGCGACTTTTTCGGCAGCCGGCAGCATGGCCTGCCGGAGCTGAAAATTGCCGACCTGAACGACGACTTTTCAGTCCTGCAGAACGCACAAACCGTTGCCAAAGAGATGCTTGCCGCCGACCCACCCCTGGAAGCGCCCGACCACCGCGGCTTGCGCGCGGAAGTGCGCCTGCTGTTCCAAAACCTAGGGGAAACGTAA
- a CDS encoding ATP-binding cassette domain-containing protein: MGYCVEIEDLTKQLKHRTVLNHISLTLEAGGVYGLYGHNGSGKTMLLRSIAGLIYPTSGTVKIDGKQLGKDLSFPEKMGLIIENVGFGPEYTGFENLKTLAMIRAQVRDEQIKEAISRVGLDPADKRTYKKYSLGMKQRLAVAQASWSARSFCCWMSRQTPWMTRAWNESERWFVRKMNGAQLW, translated from the coding sequence ATGGGATATTGTGTAGAAATTGAAGATCTGACAAAACAATTAAAGCACCGAACCGTGCTGAATCATATTTCTCTGACCTTAGAGGCGGGCGGGGTTTACGGACTCTATGGGCACAATGGCTCCGGCAAAACGATGCTGCTGCGCTCCATTGCCGGATTGATTTATCCGACAAGCGGTACCGTGAAAATTGACGGCAAACAGTTGGGCAAGGACTTGTCTTTTCCGGAAAAGATGGGACTGATTATTGAAAATGTCGGTTTTGGGCCGGAGTATACCGGCTTTGAAAATTTAAAAACGCTGGCAATGATTCGGGCTCAAGTGCGTGACGAACAGATTAAAGAAGCAATCTCCCGTGTTGGGCTGGACCCGGCAGACAAGCGTACTTATAAAAAATACTCCCTGGGCATGAAGCAGCGTTTGGCGGTGGCACAAGCATCATGGAGCGCCCGGAGCTTTTGCTGCTGGATGAGCCGACAAACGCCTTGGATGACGAGGGCGTGGAACGAATCAGAACGGTGGTTCGTGAGGAAAATGAACGGGGCGCAACTGTGGTGA